From a region of the Paenibacillus sp. R14(2021) genome:
- a CDS encoding nitroreductase, translating to MDVYEAVTSRRAVRGFTDRPIPKEVLERVLSAAAWSPSGSNLQPWHAYVLTGAPLTELKKRAGDRVAAGDPWDEPEYDQYPPALKSPYHERRSAFGKQRYGALGILREDREASQRAASANWDCFGAPAALFCYIDRDMCPPQWADVGMYLQTVMLLLRAEGLHSCTQMAWAKYHKTVAEILSPPEDLILFCGMSIGFEDVTVSHARTGRAPLDETVRFVEG from the coding sequence ATGGACGTCTATGAGGCGGTGACGAGCCGACGGGCAGTGCGCGGATTCACCGACCGGCCTATACCGAAGGAGGTGCTGGAGCGCGTGCTGTCCGCCGCGGCTTGGTCGCCGTCCGGATCGAACCTCCAGCCGTGGCACGCCTACGTGCTGACCGGCGCGCCGCTGACCGAGCTCAAGAAGCGCGCCGGCGATCGCGTAGCCGCAGGCGACCCCTGGGACGAGCCGGAGTACGATCAGTACCCGCCCGCACTGAAGTCCCCGTACCACGAGCGCCGATCCGCCTTCGGCAAGCAGCGCTACGGCGCACTCGGTATCTTGCGCGAGGACAGGGAGGCGAGCCAGAGGGCCGCTTCCGCGAACTGGGACTGTTTCGGCGCGCCCGCCGCCCTGTTCTGCTACATCGACCGCGACATGTGCCCGCCCCAATGGGCCGATGTGGGCATGTATCTGCAGACCGTCATGCTGTTGCTCCGCGCCGAAGGGCTGCACAGTTGTACGCAGATGGCGTGGGCGAAGTATCACAAGACCGTCGCGGAGATCCTATCACCCCCGGAAGATCTCATCCTCTTCTGCGGCATGTCGATCGGGTTCGAGGACGTCACGGTGAGTCACGCCCGTACGGGCCGGGCGCCGCTCGACGAGACGGTCAGGTTCGTCGAGGGTTAG
- a CDS encoding erythromycin esterase family protein gives MSENDYMKVIHKIAKNYSGPLGASDLIERAGSAKFTLLGEASHGTSEFYTHRAALSKRLIEEKGYTFIAVEGDWPSCFALNRYIKGHAGSNVREALKDFARWPTWMWANQEIAEFAEWLRSYNSGKPEEEKVGFYGIDVYSLWESLNELLGYLESKGGEALEAAKRVFECFEPHGGDEQSYGVASSLYGEGCEDEVVRLLRRLQDKWKDSVLIQDREQELSAELNALAVHDAENYYRTMIRYDAQSWNVRDRHMVEVLEKLMAFHGESARAIVWEHNTHIGDARATDMKDEGMVNVGQLLREKYGEDVYAVGFGTYEGSVIAGRSWGAPAQEMTVPPAMHGSWEELLHRLGPKDKLLLFPANDSVLDEAILGHRAIGVVYHPERERGNYVPTCLSKRYDAFIYIGQTKALSPLVFEPVQA, from the coding sequence ATGAGCGAGAACGATTACATGAAGGTAATTCACAAAATCGCAAAAAACTATTCAGGCCCACTCGGCGCTAGTGACCTAATCGAACGAGCTGGCAGTGCCAAATTCACGCTGCTTGGTGAGGCTTCCCATGGAACCTCCGAATTTTATACGCACCGAGCGGCTTTATCTAAACGTCTCATCGAGGAAAAAGGGTATACCTTTATCGCCGTCGAAGGGGATTGGCCTTCGTGCTTTGCGCTGAATCGATATATTAAGGGACATGCCGGATCCAATGTGCGGGAAGCCCTGAAGGATTTTGCCCGTTGGCCGACTTGGATGTGGGCTAACCAAGAGATTGCCGAATTCGCGGAATGGCTTCGAAGCTATAATTCGGGAAAACCCGAGGAAGAGAAGGTTGGCTTCTACGGAATCGACGTGTACAGCCTGTGGGAGTCATTGAACGAGCTGCTAGGTTACTTGGAATCGAAGGGCGGCGAGGCGTTAGAGGCTGCCAAGCGCGTATTCGAGTGTTTCGAGCCGCACGGTGGTGACGAGCAAAGCTATGGCGTGGCTTCGTCGTTGTATGGCGAGGGCTGTGAAGACGAGGTCGTCCGTTTGCTGCGCCGGCTGCAAGACAAGTGGAAGGATTCCGTGCTCATACAAGACCGAGAGCAAGAGCTAAGTGCAGAGTTGAACGCCCTAGCCGTCCATGATGCGGAGAACTATTACCGAACAATGATTCGTTACGATGCCCAATCTTGGAACGTTCGGGATCGTCATATGGTGGAAGTTCTTGAGAAGCTGATGGCATTCCATGGGGAGAGCGCACGAGCAATTGTGTGGGAGCACAACACGCATATCGGGGATGCAAGAGCGACGGACATGAAAGACGAAGGCATGGTCAACGTCGGCCAATTGCTTAGGGAGAAGTACGGGGAAGATGTATACGCCGTTGGATTCGGCACGTATGAAGGAAGCGTTATCGCAGGAAGATCGTGGGGAGCACCTGCCCAAGAGATGACCGTTCCGCCCGCGATGCACGGAAGCTGGGAGGAGCTGCTTCACCGGCTCGGTCCGAAAGACAAGCTTCTACTTTTCCCCGCGAACGATTCTGTATTGGACGAAGCCATTCTCGGACACCGAGCGATCGGCGTCGTGTATCACCCCGAAAGAGAGAGGGGGAATTACGTTCCGACTTGTCTGTCTAAGCGTTATGATGCATTTATCTATATCGGCCAGACGAAGGCGTTGTCTCCGCTCGTGTTCGAACCCGTACAGGCTTGA
- a CDS encoding bifunctional 2-polyprenyl-6-hydroxyphenol methylase/3-demethylubiquinol 3-O-methyltransferase UbiG: MDSLEVVRKFYDETVEYEWNRLERHQVEYELTKRYITRYVQPNDKVLDLGGGPGKYSLYLSELGCQVTLADLSQNNVDFALRKAQELELPLKGLQVDCRDLSGIEDDQYDHILCMGPMYHLMEEDDRIVTINECLRKLKPNGTLFVAFVSSYSFVWDYLLRDPSLILNKENRSQLHAIVEDKNFTGYGFSENFFIRPRDVLSFFKPFCLEKLHLLNCESFLYMRETELLRQSPEVVTAWLDLAEQVCEREDLLSIAEHLMYIGRKQQ, encoded by the coding sequence ATGGACAGTCTTGAAGTTGTTCGAAAATTTTATGATGAAACTGTTGAATATGAATGGAACCGGCTTGAACGCCACCAAGTCGAATATGAGCTTACTAAACGGTATATAACCCGCTATGTTCAACCAAATGACAAGGTGTTGGACCTCGGTGGGGGTCCTGGTAAGTATTCCCTTTACCTTTCGGAGCTCGGCTGCCAGGTAACCTTAGCGGACCTTTCCCAGAACAACGTAGACTTTGCATTGCGGAAGGCACAAGAACTTGAACTGCCTCTGAAAGGATTACAAGTAGATTGCAGAGACTTATCAGGAATTGAAGATGACCAATATGACCACATTCTCTGCATGGGACCGATGTATCATCTAATGGAAGAGGACGACAGGATTGTCACGATTAATGAATGCTTGCGAAAATTAAAGCCAAACGGGACACTGTTTGTGGCATTTGTATCTTCGTATTCATTCGTATGGGATTATCTACTTCGGGACCCAAGCTTGATATTGAACAAGGAGAATCGTTCTCAGCTTCATGCAATAGTCGAAGATAAGAATTTTACGGGATACGGGTTTTCGGAAAATTTCTTCATACGCCCAAGAGATGTGCTTTCTTTTTTCAAGCCTTTTTGCCTGGAAAAGCTTCATCTCCTTAATTGCGAGAGCTTCTTATATATGCGCGAAACAGAGCTCCTAAGACAATCACCAGAAGTGGTAACGGCATGGCTCGATTTAGCAGAGCAAGTGTGCGAGCGCGAAGATTTGCTGAGTATAGCTGAACATTTGATGTACATTGGACGCAAACAGCAATGA
- a CDS encoding FAD-binding protein, giving the protein MRAQGSHPSEKRKAFSGSHSFTGQRGLVIDVSKMKQIHLNKKKSTAIVGSGNTVGRIAKTLAPLGYIAPFGDSPTVGIGGITLGGGIGPLQRRPRQRQFDCARNGRRER; this is encoded by the coding sequence ATGCGCGCACAAGGTTCCCATCCGTCCGAGAAGCGGAAGGCATTCTCTGGAAGTCATTCTTTCACAGGTCAACGAGGCCTTGTCATCGATGTCAGTAAAATGAAGCAAATTCATCTAAATAAAAAGAAAAGCACTGCCATTGTCGGATCGGGCAACACCGTAGGAAGAATAGCTAAAACGCTTGCGCCGCTCGGATATATCGCTCCGTTTGGCGACAGTCCTACCGTAGGGATCGGCGGCATCACGCTAGGCGGAGGAATCGGACCGCTTCAACGGAGGCCTCGTCAGCGACAATTTGATTGCGCTCGAAATGGTAGACGCGAAAGGTAG
- a CDS encoding SDR family oxidoreductase, with protein sequence MKIVVIGGSGLIGKKLVHKLTKLGHQVVEASPSTGEFFETSGRNLLAAEAAAGEGHHVELSVVGTDCLPQNGYYRAKVAQENLIKASNVPYTILRATQFFEFVGGIAQEASDGQTVRLSPAFLQPILSDDVAAALADVTLGVPMNGMVEVAGPEKICLDLVRRFLSANKDARQVTTDVHARYFGTDRKVGDHGRL encoded by the coding sequence ATGAAGATTGTGGTTATTGGCGGCAGTGGGCTCATCGGAAAAAAACTTGTTCACAAGCTCACGAAGCTTGGCCATCAGGTCGTTGAGGCATCACCTAGCACAGGCGAGTTCTTCGAGACATCAGGTCGCAATCTCCTGGCCGCAGAAGCGGCCGCTGGTGAGGGACATCACGTTGAACTGTCGGTCGTCGGCACCGACTGTCTTCCCCAGAATGGGTACTACCGAGCGAAGGTGGCCCAAGAAAATCTGATCAAGGCTTCGAACGTTCCCTATACCATCCTTCGTGCAACGCAGTTCTTCGAGTTCGTCGGCGGCATCGCCCAAGAGGCCAGCGATGGACAAACTGTTCGCTTGTCGCCTGCATTTCTCCAGCCAATCTTGTCGGATGACGTTGCGGCTGCACTGGCCGACGTCACACTCGGGGTGCCTATGAATGGCATGGTTGAAGTGGCTGGCCCCGAAAAGATATGCCTCGATCTCGTGCGCCGATTTTTGAGCGCGAACAAAGACGCACGTCAGGTGACCACAGACGTCCACGCACGCTACTTCGGCACAGATAGGAAGGTGGGAGATCATGGACGTCTATGA
- a CDS encoding helix-turn-helix transcriptional regulator produces MTTEKILNDEHRARIFKALADETRLEIIRGLYANMKEMNCGEVNDIHGTSKSNNSYHLRTLREAKLITVRKEAQTRYMSINLETFQTYLPGFLDTL; encoded by the coding sequence ATGACTACTGAGAAGATATTGAATGATGAGCACAGGGCCAGAATATTTAAGGCATTAGCTGATGAAACAAGATTAGAAATCATACGAGGTCTATACGCTAACATGAAGGAGATGAATTGCGGAGAAGTAAACGACATTCATGGTACTTCAAAATCGAATAATTCGTATCATTTGCGTACATTAAGGGAGGCGAAATTGATCACGGTACGTAAAGAAGCGCAAACGAGGTATATGAGCATTAATTTGGAGACCTTTCAGACTTACTTGCCCGGATTTCTTGATACGTTGTAG
- a CDS encoding LysR family transcriptional regulator: protein MEVRVLRYFLTVAREGSITAAADFLHLTQPTLSRQLKDLEQALGKKLFIRSSHSIVLTDEGMLLRKRAEEIVDMVDKLEAEFSSMEETISGDIYIGGGETEAMKLIARVIKELQFSYPNIRYHLYSGNEDDVTERLDKGLLDFGILIQPAEVSKYNYINIPAKDVWGVIMREDSPLAWKAAIQPADLRNVPLICSRQAMKQTFSKNEFSDWFGEDFGKLNVVATYNLAYNAAIMVKEGIGYAITLDKIVDTSRDSNLCFKFLQPKLESGLSMVWKKHQVFSAAADLFLKEIQAKLTNV, encoded by the coding sequence ATGGAAGTTAGAGTTTTGCGTTATTTTCTTACTGTTGCAAGAGAAGGCAGCATTACGGCGGCGGCTGATTTTTTGCATCTTACACAACCAACCCTGTCTAGACAATTAAAAGATCTTGAGCAAGCGCTAGGAAAAAAACTATTTATTCGCAGCAGTCACAGTATCGTTCTTACTGATGAAGGCATGCTCTTAAGAAAGAGAGCCGAAGAAATCGTTGATATGGTCGATAAATTAGAGGCGGAGTTTAGCTCCATGGAAGAAACAATTAGCGGTGATATTTACATAGGCGGCGGGGAAACAGAAGCCATGAAACTGATTGCACGGGTAATTAAAGAATTACAGTTTAGTTATCCAAATATACGGTATCACCTCTATAGCGGAAACGAGGATGATGTAACTGAACGGCTTGACAAGGGATTGCTTGACTTTGGCATATTAATTCAACCAGCCGAAGTATCAAAATACAATTATATCAATATCCCCGCCAAAGATGTCTGGGGCGTTATTATGAGGGAAGACAGTCCCCTTGCTTGGAAAGCTGCCATCCAACCAGCGGATTTAAGAAATGTTCCACTAATCTGTTCAAGACAGGCTATGAAGCAGACGTTTTCTAAAAATGAATTTTCGGATTGGTTTGGCGAGGATTTTGGTAAATTAAATGTCGTGGCTACATACAATCTTGCTTATAATGCTGCGATTATGGTTAAAGAAGGTATTGGTTATGCAATAACGCTTGATAAAATTGTGGATACGTCTCGTGATAGTAACCTTTGTTTTAAATTTCTTCAGCCAAAACTTGAATCTGGTTTAAGTATGGTTTGGAAAAAGCATCAGGTCTTTTCGGCTGCTGCCGATTTATTTTTAAAAGAAATTCAGGCGAAATTAACAAACGTGTAG
- a CDS encoding MarR family winged helix-turn-helix transcriptional regulator: protein MNEFMKTIHLTASQAEVIRVLEQRQPLSLKELGGLLVCESGSPSRLIDRMAEEALLEKVVNPSDARYLLLQLTEKGIEKAEHIKDFESKMYQDLEQLITPSELAMVTDTLEKLISQFSIIDTLRRRNFLRNS, encoded by the coding sequence TTGAACGAATTTATGAAGACAATCCATTTAACCGCGTCTCAAGCAGAGGTCATCCGCGTACTTGAACAACGACAGCCGCTTTCGTTAAAGGAATTGGGAGGATTGTTAGTATGTGAGTCCGGAAGTCCATCTCGTTTAATCGATCGGATGGCAGAAGAAGCATTATTGGAGAAAGTCGTGAACCCTTCCGATGCGAGGTATCTGTTATTGCAGCTGACGGAGAAAGGGATAGAAAAAGCCGAGCACATTAAAGACTTCGAGTCCAAAATGTATCAAGACTTAGAGCAGCTAATTACTCCAAGTGAATTAGCAATGGTAACGGATACACTCGAAAAGCTGATAAGCCAATTTTCGATAATTGACACCCTTAGACGCCGGAATTTTTTGCGTAATTCATAA
- a CDS encoding MFS transporter, translated as MTIKRNQLLVYILTLGVFSILNTEMGVIGILPFIADHFGVSISTAGLIVSLFALTVAVSGPILPSLFSRMNRKKVMLFVLGIFIVSNLVSAITTDFTVLLIARVVPAFFHPVYCSMAFTVAAASVSKDDASKAVAKVFVGVSAGMVLGVPVSSLIATATSLAYAMLFFAAVTTVAFMATLLCVPSMPVVKSLTYGTQLRVLRRSIIWLSVAAVIFMNGAVFGVYSYLAEYLKTVTNYAGNTISLMLFLYGAANIVGNMIAGKLLTNHALRTVMTYPFALGAVYTLLFIMGQFSVPMAIIILIWGVLGGIGGNITQYWIVSASPEAPEFANGIFLTSANLGTTLGASVCGLFISGLSTQYVVLGGILFLILSIAAIYPRNFMHGQLEVSNDAR; from the coding sequence ATGACGATTAAACGCAATCAGTTGCTTGTCTATATATTAACACTGGGTGTATTCAGTATCTTAAATACCGAGATGGGCGTAATCGGAATCTTGCCTTTCATTGCGGACCACTTCGGTGTCAGCATTTCCACTGCTGGGTTAATCGTGAGTCTCTTTGCGCTGACGGTTGCCGTCTCTGGCCCCATATTACCTTCATTGTTTTCGCGGATGAACCGCAAGAAAGTCATGCTGTTTGTGCTTGGCATTTTTATTGTGAGTAATCTTGTTTCCGCTATCACAACAGACTTTACCGTATTATTGATTGCACGTGTCGTTCCGGCATTTTTCCATCCTGTTTATTGTTCAATGGCATTTACCGTCGCAGCTGCGTCCGTAAGCAAGGATGACGCTTCGAAGGCAGTGGCCAAAGTATTCGTTGGTGTGTCTGCAGGGATGGTGCTTGGCGTACCTGTCTCAAGTTTGATTGCTACCGCCACTTCGCTGGCTTATGCGATGTTGTTCTTTGCTGCTGTAACGACAGTCGCATTCATGGCAACACTTCTGTGCGTACCATCGATGCCTGTTGTGAAAAGTCTCACTTATGGTACTCAGTTACGCGTATTAAGAAGATCCATAATATGGCTCTCCGTTGCCGCTGTGATCTTCATGAACGGAGCCGTATTCGGGGTGTACAGTTACCTTGCCGAGTATCTGAAAACCGTGACTAATTATGCCGGGAATACAATTAGTTTGATGTTATTCCTATATGGTGCGGCCAATATTGTTGGAAACATGATTGCAGGGAAGCTGCTTACCAATCATGCATTAAGAACGGTAATGACTTATCCGTTTGCGTTGGGAGCAGTTTACACCCTGCTTTTCATCATGGGACAGTTCAGTGTGCCAATGGCCATCATTATTTTGATTTGGGGAGTATTGGGCGGCATAGGAGGCAACATAACTCAATATTGGATTGTGTCTGCATCACCTGAGGCTCCCGAATTCGCGAATGGCATCTTTCTGACATCCGCCAACCTGGGAACAACACTTGGTGCAAGTGTATGCGGACTATTCATATCAGGTTTAAGTACGCAATACGTCGTACTTGGGGGAATCTTGTTCCTGATACTAAGCATCGCTGCAATTTATCCAAGAAACTTCATGCACGGACAATTGGAGGTTTCCAATGATGCAAGATAA
- a CDS encoding transposase, translating into MNSTTKYIGMDVSKETIAVAIAESGREEPRFWGTIPHKPEAVRKLLKQLGEKEQLEVCYEAGPTGYELYRWLTSMGVSCIVVAPSLIPKRAGDRVKTDRRDAMRLAQLFRAGELTSVYVPDRDTEALRDLVRAREDAKEDLHRARQRMVKLVASSNPSTRAFEKTMDEELQEVARRIEI; encoded by the coding sequence ATGAATAGTACCACAAAATATATCGGGATGGATGTCTCGAAGGAAACCATCGCTGTTGCAATCGCTGAATCCGGAAGAGAAGAACCGCGGTTCTGGGGAACCATTCCGCACAAGCCAGAGGCTGTGAGGAAGTTGTTGAAGCAGCTCGGGGAGAAAGAACAATTGGAGGTCTGCTATGAAGCTGGACCAACGGGTTATGAATTGTATCGATGGCTAACGAGCATGGGGGTCAGCTGTATCGTGGTGGCACCGTCGCTCATACCTAAACGGGCAGGAGACCGTGTGAAAACAGACCGCAGAGATGCGATGCGACTGGCTCAATTGTTTAGAGCCGGTGAACTTACAAGTGTCTATGTACCGGATCGGGATACGGAGGCATTGCGGGATTTAGTACGAGCCAGAGAAGATGCAAAAGAAGATCTGCATCGTGCAAGACAACGCATGGTGAAACTTGTTGCGTCATCAAATCCATCAACCCGTGCATTTGAAAAAACGATGGACGAAGAGTTACAAGAAGTGGCTAGGCGCATTGAAATTTGA
- a CDS encoding MFS transporter: MVKDRLWRQDFVTISLCHFFIFMTFYILAVTLPQFVLEELHENKQGIGLVITLFVITAVISRPLTGKWLEEINRRKLLVISLIISTVCSFLYTWIDNNSMLLGLRIIHGFAFGIVTTSTPAIALDTIPEDRKGEGVGYFSLFMSLAMVIGPFVGLWITAQASYGVLFLTVAVFSLLSLLFGMFTSFPKHADRSTSVAVVKGFRRYIETPAIPISIAGFFLAFSYGALSTFISVYAKTLGLERSASYFFVILALMILISRPFTGRLFDRKGEHILAYPGIILFIIGMIMLSQAYSTPVFLISAGIIGLGYGAIFPSFMTIAIKSSSGHRRGVAISTFLVFFDSGYGIGSYLLGILAAVTSYHTMYLIGGLLMIITLVVYYLFHHRRQKI, translated from the coding sequence ATGGTGAAAGACAGATTATGGCGTCAGGATTTCGTAACGATCAGTTTATGTCATTTTTTTATCTTCATGACCTTTTATATTTTAGCCGTGACCTTGCCGCAGTTCGTACTCGAGGAGCTGCATGAGAATAAGCAAGGAATCGGACTTGTAATCACGCTTTTTGTTATTACTGCGGTCATTTCAAGACCTTTAACTGGGAAGTGGCTAGAAGAGATTAACAGACGCAAGCTTTTAGTTATTTCATTGATTATTTCCACGGTGTGCAGCTTTTTGTATACATGGATTGACAACAATTCCATGCTCCTCGGGCTGCGGATTATTCATGGCTTTGCTTTTGGAATTGTGACCACATCCACTCCAGCCATTGCTCTGGATACGATCCCTGAAGATCGGAAAGGAGAGGGAGTCGGGTATTTTAGTTTGTTTATGAGTCTTGCGATGGTAATCGGGCCTTTTGTAGGCTTATGGATAACAGCGCAAGCTAGTTACGGTGTCTTGTTCCTAACAGTCGCTGTATTTTCGCTGCTGTCTTTATTGTTCGGGATGTTCACAAGTTTTCCTAAACATGCGGACCGTTCAACATCAGTAGCTGTTGTAAAGGGGTTTAGACGTTACATTGAGACGCCGGCAATACCTATTTCCATAGCAGGTTTTTTTCTTGCTTTTTCTTATGGTGCCTTATCTACATTTATCTCCGTATATGCCAAAACCCTTGGTCTGGAGCGTAGTGCAAGCTACTTCTTTGTCATACTCGCATTGATGATCCTTATAAGTCGTCCCTTTACCGGCCGATTGTTCGATCGAAAAGGAGAACATATCCTCGCTTATCCAGGAATCATCTTATTCATTATCGGGATGATTATGTTGAGCCAAGCTTATTCGACACCTGTATTTCTTATTTCGGCAGGAATTATTGGACTCGGATATGGCGCTATCTTTCCTAGCTTTATGACCATAGCGATTAAATCCTCTTCCGGTCATCGTAGAGGCGTCGCAATCAGTACGTTTTTAGTGTTTTTTGACTCAGGGTATGGGATAGGTTCTTATCTGCTCGGCATTCTTGCGGCAGTGACAAGCTATCACACGATGTATCTGATCGGTGGACTTCTTATGATAATAACACTTGTCGTTTATTACTTATTCCATCATCGGAGACAGAAAATATAA
- a CDS encoding DUF4269 domain-containing protein — MNLNQWTDLNYLLKGNATQAEVYQLLQEHKILDLLGEYNPILVGTVPIEINVIGSDLDIICEVQDFIKFELIAREKFSTYLGFSVTKEMERITINFTIKDWPIEVFGQGMDTTEQNGFKHMIIEYRMLELYGHNFKKQIIKLKQTGLKTEPAFTKLLNLKGDPYLKLLELYNCKDEELREMWIDSDDVA; from the coding sequence ATGAATTTAAATCAATGGACGGATTTAAACTATTTATTGAAAGGAAATGCAACTCAAGCTGAGGTTTATCAGCTTTTGCAGGAGCATAAAATACTAGATTTACTTGGAGAATATAACCCGATTCTGGTTGGTACAGTTCCAATCGAGATAAATGTCATTGGTAGCGATCTTGATATTATTTGCGAAGTACAAGACTTTATTAAATTTGAATTAATAGCTAGAGAGAAGTTTAGTACCTATCTTGGATTTTCCGTAACGAAAGAGATGGAAAGAATCACAATCAATTTCACAATTAAGGATTGGCCCATTGAGGTTTTCGGGCAAGGTATGGATACAACTGAACAAAACGGTTTTAAACATATGATCATTGAATACAGAATGTTAGAACTGTATGGACATAATTTCAAAAAACAGATAATTAAATTAAAGCAGACAGGCCTAAAAACGGAACCGGCATTTACAAAACTATTAAACCTAAAGGGAGACCCATATTTGAAATTGTTAGAACTATATAATTGCAAAGACGAAGAATTAAGGGAGATGTGGATTGATTCAGATGACGTCGCCTAA
- a CDS encoding SDR family NAD(P)-dependent oxidoreductase — translation MDASKVWFITGAGRGMGTTIAKAALNAGHRVVATGRNTNVVGKAIGENENVRVVQLDVTRPEDAQSAVNAAIDQFGTIDVLVNNAAHYYGGFFEELTSEQIERQLQVALFGPMHVTRTVLPVMRKQRSGHIISISSGAGLSGFEFNSAYCASKFALEGWMESLAPEVTPFGIHTTIVNPGFFRTELLTEASSTYAKPSFEDYAERRANYLAFFNGQNGQQSGDPNKLASALLMIASQEQPPKRLIAGADAIGIAKQKIVDLQAQINPYRDLSTSMAYDD, via the coding sequence ATGGATGCGTCAAAGGTTTGGTTTATCACGGGAGCCGGTCGGGGAATGGGCACAACAATCGCGAAGGCTGCTTTGAACGCGGGACACAGGGTAGTCGCTACCGGCCGTAACACGAATGTAGTGGGCAAGGCAATCGGTGAAAACGAAAATGTAAGGGTCGTCCAATTGGACGTCACCCGGCCTGAAGATGCACAATCCGCAGTCAATGCGGCAATCGACCAGTTCGGTACCATCGATGTGCTGGTCAATAATGCTGCACACTATTATGGGGGGTTCTTCGAGGAACTGACCTCGGAACAAATCGAACGTCAGCTGCAAGTGGCCTTATTTGGCCCCATGCATGTTACCCGGACAGTGTTGCCGGTCATGCGCAAGCAACGTTCCGGTCATATCATCTCGATTTCATCGGGCGCTGGCCTTTCTGGATTCGAGTTCAATTCCGCCTATTGCGCATCGAAATTTGCGCTTGAGGGGTGGATGGAGTCGCTGGCGCCAGAGGTAACCCCATTCGGCATTCATACGACCATTGTCAACCCGGGCTTTTTCCGTACGGAACTTCTAACGGAGGCGTCATCAACTTACGCCAAACCATCGTTTGAGGACTATGCGGAACGCAGAGCTAATTACTTGGCATTTTTTAATGGACAGAACGGGCAACAGTCCGGCGATCCGAACAAGCTTGCGAGCGCGCTCCTCATGATTGCTAGCCAAGAGCAACCGCCGAAGCGCTTAATCGCAGGCGCTGACGCAATTGGTATTGCAAAGCAGAAGATTGTCGATCTCCAGGCGCAGATCAATCCCTACCGTGATCTCTCGACGTCCATGGCCTATGACGATTAA
- a CDS encoding N-acyl homoserine lactonase family protein: MTKIHVWQTGSVRIDRSLAFREKTMHPAPYTGFMRSESCKTWVPVSTYLIDHPKGRVLIDTGWHEDMRTNPKRHLGWFSHAMFQGKLPAGQSIREQLETLGLKAADLDYVLLTHLHSDHVSGVSHVRSARRILTSEVEWKAAEKDFGYIRSMWRDVPIDTFSLETIPFGPYNKGIDLFQDGSVYLVHTPGHSKGQFSVMVATSQGWVLIVADVGYAQRSWKELILPGLTTNKREASSSLQWVSDFSKRDDCRIVLANHDPEVIPHIIA, translated from the coding sequence ATGACCAAAATTCATGTATGGCAAACTGGATCCGTTCGCATTGACCGTTCTCTAGCTTTTCGGGAGAAAACGATGCACCCTGCCCCTTATACAGGTTTTATGCGTTCAGAATCCTGCAAAACTTGGGTTCCCGTTTCCACGTATCTTATTGATCATCCAAAAGGACGAGTTCTAATCGATACGGGGTGGCATGAAGACATGCGTACAAATCCGAAGCGTCACTTGGGATGGTTTTCTCACGCGATGTTTCAGGGGAAACTGCCGGCCGGACAGTCGATTAGAGAGCAATTGGAGACTTTGGGACTTAAGGCCGCGGACCTCGATTATGTGCTTCTCACGCATCTACATTCAGATCATGTTAGCGGAGTCAGCCATGTTCGCAGTGCGAGAAGAATCCTAACTAGTGAAGTGGAATGGAAAGCAGCTGAAAAGGATTTCGGCTATATCCGTTCGATGTGGCGCGACGTACCGATTGATACCTTTTCATTGGAAACCATTCCGTTCGGTCCTTACAATAAAGGAATCGACTTGTTTCAGGATGGTTCAGTGTATCTCGTACATACGCCAGGGCACAGTAAGGGACAATTTTCGGTCATGGTCGCTACATCACAGGGTTGGGTACTGATCGTAGCGGATGTGGGCTATGCACAACGATCTTGGAAGGAATTAATACTCCCCGGATTAACGACGAACAAAAGGGAGGCGAGCAGTTCGCTCCAATGGGTAAGTGATTTTTCCAAAAGGGACGACTGTCGCATCGTGTTGGCTAATCATGACCCGGAAGTCATTCCACATATTATTGCTTAA